One Leisingera sp. M658 genomic window carries:
- a CDS encoding aminotransferase, protein MTEPTIFPSLEIPETLAAGPGPGNTDPRVLQAFANTGLADHMQADVLRGMIECKQMLRDLWGTANTYTYGVGGTGFSGLDCMLNAILPGDTVVAFQNGTFSGIDAMTIRMKAATREELAADAMNPQPASVTVVDVPHGESVSGKLVEQVLAEKKPKWAFMAHWETGSGRINDLKGFSDACEKHGVMGLIDAVSSLGIEDFSIDDYPGVAGWASCPQKGVLCLPLTYAPVSFTDRYIQTVRENGCHSYVHNPILEARHWGIVDGSDVGAGTYHRTHSGYAVAAFHEALRITLQHGRAQKARDYAFHEKALRDAVTAMGCDVTSNMTSLIVLNLPGDLAGREKELVGNCRAVGFGIWPTLSEPVQVRIGILNQITPAAITDIVNRFGKAMNDMGAGVDIEAINALLDQHYTAALEPAE, encoded by the coding sequence ATGACAGAACCCACGATCTTCCCCAGCCTGGAAATCCCGGAAACCCTGGCCGCAGGCCCTGGCCCGGGCAATACCGACCCCCGCGTGCTGCAGGCCTTTGCCAACACCGGCTTGGCCGATCACATGCAGGCGGATGTGCTGCGCGGCATGATCGAGTGCAAGCAAATGCTGCGCGACCTTTGGGGCACCGCCAACACCTACACCTACGGCGTTGGCGGCACCGGTTTCTCGGGCCTTGATTGCATGCTGAACGCAATCCTGCCGGGCGATACCGTAGTTGCTTTCCAGAACGGTACCTTCTCCGGCATTGACGCGATGACCATCCGCATGAAAGCCGCCACCCGCGAGGAACTGGCCGCAGATGCGATGAACCCGCAGCCGGCCTCCGTCACCGTGGTCGACGTGCCGCACGGCGAGTCGGTCTCTGGCAAGCTGGTGGAGCAGGTGCTGGCTGAGAAGAAGCCTAAGTGGGCCTTCATGGCGCATTGGGAAACTGGCTCGGGCCGTATCAACGACCTCAAAGGCTTCTCGGACGCTTGTGAGAAGCACGGCGTAATGGGCCTGATCGACGCGGTGTCCTCGCTGGGCATCGAGGATTTCTCGATCGACGATTACCCGGGCGTTGCCGGCTGGGCGTCCTGCCCGCAGAAAGGCGTGCTCTGCCTGCCGCTGACCTATGCGCCGGTGTCTTTCACTGACCGCTACATCCAGACCGTGCGCGAGAACGGCTGCCATTCCTATGTCCACAACCCGATCCTGGAAGCCCGCCACTGGGGCATCGTGGACGGTAGCGACGTTGGTGCCGGCACTTACCACCGCACCCATTCGGGCTATGCCGTTGCCGCCTTCCATGAGGCGCTGCGCATCACCCTGCAGCACGGCCGTGCCCAGAAGGCCCGCGACTATGCCTTCCACGAGAAAGCGCTGCGCGATGCCGTGACCGCCATGGGCTGCGATGTGACCAGCAACATGACCAGCCTTATCGTGCTGAACCTGCCCGGCGATCTGGCAGGGCGCGAAAAAGAGCTGGTGGGCAACTGCCGCGCCGTGGGATTTGGCATCTGGCCGACCCTGTCGGAGCCGGTCCAGGTCCGCATCGGCATCCTGAACCAGATCACCCCTGCGGCCATCACTGACATCGTCAACCGCTTCGGTAAGGCGATGAACGACATGGGCGCAGGCGTCGACATAGAGGCGATCAACGCCCTTCTCGACCAGCATTACACAGCAGCTCTTGAGCCCGCTGAGTAA
- a CDS encoding response regulator transcription factor: MLADANPLVLSAMSEIFDKDPRFSLVATSATAEGFLGTVMRVPVQVGIIDWNLPALGGAKLIEVLREQANAPRLVVYADESGDVPRKAMSAGAAGFAPRSSAVEDVLDTCLAVAEGKMVFPFLDVRGLQADPIEQLSRRERTMLEALSKGLTNKELSKELEISTNTVKFHLSNLYEKLSVKNRAQAIAFYYANRAAKGDFHFEQ; encoded by the coding sequence ATGCTTGCTGACGCAAATCCGCTGGTGCTGTCGGCGATGTCCGAGATCTTCGACAAGGACCCGCGATTCTCGTTGGTCGCGACCTCCGCCACCGCCGAAGGCTTCCTTGGAACAGTGATGCGGGTGCCGGTCCAGGTCGGGATTATCGACTGGAACCTGCCGGCACTTGGCGGTGCCAAGCTGATCGAGGTGCTGCGCGAGCAAGCCAACGCGCCGCGGCTGGTGGTCTACGCCGACGAAAGCGGCGACGTGCCCCGCAAGGCGATGAGTGCGGGCGCGGCCGGCTTTGCGCCGCGCTCCAGCGCCGTCGAAGACGTGCTGGACACCTGCCTCGCCGTCGCCGAGGGCAAGATGGTCTTCCCCTTCCTCGACGTGCGCGGTCTGCAGGCCGATCCGATCGAGCAGCTGTCCCGCCGCGAACGCACCATGCTGGAGGCACTGTCGAAAGGGCTGACCAACAAGGAGCTCAGCAAGGAGCTGGAAATCTCCACCAACACGGTGAAGTTCCACCTCTCGAACCTTTACGAAAAACTCTCGGTCAAGAACCGCGCCCAGGCGATTGCGTTCTACTACGCCAACCGCGCCGCCAAGGGTGATTTCCACTTCGAACAATGA